A window of the Gasterosteus aculeatus chromosome 21, fGasAcu3.hap1.1, whole genome shotgun sequence genome harbors these coding sequences:
- the slc4a2b gene encoding anion exchange protein 2b isoform X1, with amino-acid sequence MSSPSTPSHETDARASVNHSPEAPTASTQHGAPHPEEDDEGDLNKALGVQRFQQILSPAAAVPDEQHHNYHEEDIEYHRHSSHHIHRPLSKLPYEGRRKKSSKKKRKDKDHASDNHVPSGGPIEEGEDEEEEEDEATETTPVPSESERVKDVEFFVSDEDQVAVRGRESPRLSRKLHVVPQTAGRAHPEDSSSSDNPPSSDAASPPPHSGPPELIPLARVSSTSRGYDLQERRRTGNMTGAEQAKYQRVPTDESEAQTLASADLDGIKSHRFEDVPGVRRHLVRKSTKGQVVHTGKDHKEPSTRIRKQDRTPHESVPVVLYRSASRLEAVPLDVDSPMARYQKVFVELNELTIDKNQEMQWKETARWIKFEEDVEEETDRWGKPHVASLSFRSLLELRKTISHGAVLLDLDQTTLPNIANQVVEQMIISDQIKAEDRSNVLRALLLKHSHPSDEKEHSSPFPRNISAASLGSLITHHHSANHGHHPEPSVTDPLMGGVHATGDTEMRVDIEKNEAQKEMVSGMHRSKSKHELKLLEKIPENAEATVVLVGSVDFLEQTTMAFVRLLEAVELESVLEVPVPVRFLFVLLGPPSTNMDYHQIGRSISTLMSDKQFHEAAYMADDRHDLLSAINSFLDCSIVLPPSEMGGDELLRSVARFQREMLAKRQEQGVKLVKEPKSMEEKEALLTPMKKSDDPLKRTGRPFGGLVRDVRRRYPKYLSDFKDALDSQCMAAVIFIYFAALSPAITFGGLLGEKTDGLIGVSELIVSTAVQGVIFCLLGAQPLLIVGFSGPLLVFEEAFFSFCKANDMEYLTGRVWIGFWLIVIVIVMVAFEGSFMVRFVSRFTQEIFSFLISLIFICETFIKLARIFNEHPLRSCSLGNGTDASPANVTLALGNSTVPAAVLNQPNTALLSLVLMAGTFFIAFYLRKFKNSAFFPGRLRRVIGDFGVPIAILIMVLVDYSISDTYTQKLSVPHGFSVTSPSKRGWIISPLGTDGQFPVWMMFACCLPALLVFILIFMETQITTLIVSKKERMLVKGSGFHLDLLLIVALGGCSALFGLPWMAAATVRSVTHVNALTVMSKAVAPGDKPRIQEVKEQRVTGLLVAVMVGMSIVIGDLLRQIPLAVLFGIFLYMGVMSLNGIQLTERMMLLLMPPKYHPDHTYVRKVRTLRMHLFTCIQVVCLASLWAVMSTQASLAFPFVLILTIPVKMFLLSRIFTSREIACLDADDAEPKFDERECHDEYSEMQMPV; translated from the exons CCAGAGGCCCCTACTGCCTCAACACAACACGGGGCTCCGCACCCTGAAGAGGACGATGAAGGGGACCTGAACAAAGCCTTGGGGGTCCAGCGCTTCCAGCAGATCCTCAGCCCTGCTGCAGCCGTACCTGATGAGCAGCACCACAACTACCACGAGGAGGACATTGAAT ACCACCGCCACTCCTCTCACCACATCCACCGACCTCTGTCCAAATTGCCCTACGAGGGAcgcaggaagaagagcagcaagaaaaagagaaaggacaAGGATCACGCCAGTGACAACCATGTTCCCAGTGGCGGTCCCatagaggagggagaggatgaagaggaagaggaggatgaggcaaCAGAGACGACGCCAGTTCCATCAGAGTCTGAGAGAGTGAAAGATGTGGAG TTCTTTGTTTCAGATGAAGACCAGGTGGCCGTACGGGGCAGAGAGAGCCCGCGTTTGTCCCGTAAGCTTCACGTCGTGCCACAGACTGCGGGGCGAGCGCATCCTGAAGACTCATCTTCCTCTGA TAACCCGCCCTCATCCGACGCCGCCAGCCCCCCGCCCCATTCAGGGCCACCTGAACTCATACCACTGGCCCGGGTCTCCTCCACCAGCCGCGGCTACGACCTGCAAGAGCGCAGACGCACCGGCAACATGACGGGAGCCGAGCAGGCCAAGTACCAGCGCGTCCCCACCGACGAGAGCGAGGCTCAGACGCTGGCCTCCGCCGACCTGGACGGCATCAAGA GTCATCGTTTTGAAGATGTTCCCGGCGTGCGCAGGCACCTCGTCAGAAAGAGCACCAAGGGGCAGGTGGTGCACACGGGAAAGGACCACAAAGAGCCGAGCACTCGAATCCGCAAGCAGGACCGGACTCCGCATGAG TCGGTACCGGTGGTTCTGTACCGCTCTGCCTCGCGTCTCGAGGCCGTCCCGCTGGACGTGGACTCCCCGATGGCTCGGTACCAGAAG gtgtttgtggagctgaaTGAGCTGACCATAGACAAGAACCAGGAGATGCAGTGGAAGGAGACCGCTCGATGGATCAAGTTTGAGGaagacgtggaggaggagaccgACCGCTGGGGGAAACCTCACGTGGCCTCGCTGTCATTCCGCAGTTTGCTGGAGCTCCGAAAGACCATTTCACACG GTGCGGTGCTGCTGGATCTGGACCAGACGACCCTGCCCAACATCGCCAACCAGGTGGTGGAACAGATGATCATATCCGACCAGATCAAAGCCGAGGACCGATCCAACGTCCTGAGGGCCCTGCTGCTGAAACACAG TCACCCGAGTGACGAGAAGGAGCACAGTAGCCCGTTCCCCAGGAACATCTCCGCGGCCAGCCTGGGCAGCCTGATCACGCACCACCACAGTGCCAATCACGGCCATCACCCGGAGCCGTCAGTGACCGACCCGCTGATGGGCGGCGTCCACGCCACGGGGGACACGGAGATGCGCGTCGATATTGAGAAGAACGAGGCACAG aaggagatggtgtccGGAATGCATCGCTCCAAATCCAAACACGAGctgaagctgctggagaagATCCCTGAAAATGCCGAGGCCACTGTTGTCCTTGTGG GAAGCGTGGACTTCCTGGAGCAGACCACCATGGCGTTTGTGCGTCTGTTGGAGGCCGTGGAGCTCGAGTCCGTCCTGGAGGTCCCCGTACCGGTCAGGTTTCTCTTCGTTCTGCTGGGGCCCCCCAGCACCAACATGGACTATCACCAGATAGGGCGCTCCATCTCCACACTCATGTCTGACAAG CAATTCCACGAGGCGGCTTACATGGCAGACGACAGGCATGACCTGCTGAGCGCCATCAACAGCTTCCTGGACTGCAGCATCGTGCTGCCGCCCTCGGAGATGGGAGGCGATGAGCTGCTGCGCTCCGTCGCACGCTTCCAGAGGGAGATGCTGGCCAAGAGGCAGGAGCAGGGGGTCAAGCTGGTCAAGGAGCCTAAAAGCATGGAAGAAAAAG AGGCCCTCCTCACGCCCATGAAGAAGTCGGACGACCCTCTAAAGCGCACCGGGCGCCCCTTCGGAGGGCTCGTGCGAGACGTGCGCCGCCGTTACCCAAAGTACCTCAGTGACTTCAAGGACGCCCTGGACAGCCAGTGCATGGCTGCCGTCATCTTCATCTACTTCGCTGCGCTCTCTCCGGCCATAACATTCGGCGGCCTGCTGG GTGAGAAGACCGACGGGCTGATCGGTGTCTCTGAGCTGATCGTGTCGACGGCGGTGCAGGGTGTGATCTTCTGCTTGCTCGGAGCGCAGCCGCTGCTCATTGTGGGATTCTCTGGACCCCTGCTGGTCTTTGAAGAAGCCTTCTTCAGC TTCTGCAAAGCCAACGACATGGAGTACCTGACCGGCCGCGTCTGGATCGGGTTTTGGCTCATTGTCATCGTGATCGTCATGGTGGCCTTCGAGGGGAGCTTCATGGTCCGCTTCGTCTCCCGCTTCACGCAGGAGAtcttctccttcctcatctccctcatcttcatctgcgaGACCTTCATCAAGCTCGCCAGG ATTTTCAACGAGCACCCGCTGAGAAGTTGCTCCCTCGGCAACGGCACAGACGCCTCGCCGGCAAATGTCACGCTCGCTCTGGGCAACAGCACCGTGCCGGCGGCGGTCCTGAACCAGCCCAACACCGCGCTGCTCTCCCTGGTCCTCATGGCCGGAACCTTCTTCATCGCCTTCTACCTGCGCAAGTTCAAGAACAGCGCCTTCTTCCCTGGAAGG TTGCGCAGGGTCATCGGAGATTTCGGCGTCCCGATTGCCATCCTCATCATGGTCCTGGTGGACTACAGCATAAGCGACACTTACACACAG AAACTGAGCGTTCCTCACGGTTTCTCTGTGACGAGTCCCTCGAAGCGCGGCTGGATCATCAGTCCTCTGGGCACCGACGGACAGTTCCCCGTGTGGATGATGTTTGCCTGCTGTTTGCCCGCTCTGCTGGttttcatcctcatcttcatggAGACCCAGATCACCAC GCTCATAGTGAGCAAGAAGGAGCGGATGCTGGTGAAGGGCTCCGGGTTCCATCTGGACCTGCTGCTGATCGTGGCGCTGGGCGGCTGCTCGGCTCTGTTCGGCCTGCCGTGGATGGCCGCCGCGACCGTCCGCTCGGTGACCCACGTCAACGCCCTCACAGTCATGAGCAAGGCTGTCGCCCCCGGAGACAAGCCCCGCATCCAGGAGGTGAAGGAGCAGAGGGTCACCGGGCTCCTGGTGGCCGTCATGGTTG gtaTGTCCATTGTGATCGGTGACCTGCTGCGTCAGATCCCCCTGGCGGTGCTGTTTGGCATCTTCCTCTACATGGGTGTGATGTCCCTCAACGGTATCCAGCTAACCGAGCGcatgatgctgctgctcatgCCTCCAAAGTACCACCCAGACCACACCTACGTACGCAAG GTCCGCACGCTGCGCATGCATCTGTTCACCTGCATCCAGGTGGTGTGTTTGGCGTCTCTGTGGGCCGTCATGTCCACGCAGGCCTCGCTCGCTTTCCCCTTCGTCCTCATCCTCACCATCCCCGTCAAGATGTTCCTGCTGAGCCGCATCTTCACCAGCAGGGAGATAGCATGC ctggACGCAGACGACGCAGAGCCCAAGTTTGACGAGCGCGAGTGTCACGACGAGTACTCGGAGATGCAAATGCCCGTGTAA